The following coding sequences are from one Vigna radiata var. radiata cultivar VC1973A unplaced genomic scaffold, Vradiata_ver6 scaffold_482, whole genome shotgun sequence window:
- the LOC106752665 gene encoding uncharacterized protein LOC106752665, protein MRLHAYESSRTYKDKVKFYHDKKLMKRTFHPRDLVLLFNSRLKLFPGKLKSKWSGPFMVKHVFQSGAVELESSTEDDQQRRWIVNGQRLKHYVGGDVEQFASVMMLVEP, encoded by the coding sequence ATGCGGTTGCATGCATACGAGTCATCCaggacttacaaagataaggtgaagttttatcatgacaagaagCTGATGAAAAGAACTTTCCATCCACGAGATTTGGTTCTCTTATTCAACTCGCGGCTAAAGTTATTCCCAGGGAAGCTGAAgtcaaaatggtcgggaccttttATGGTGAAACATGTATTCCAGAgtggagcagtggaattagaatcTTCAACTGAAGATGATCAGCAACGGAGATGGATTGTGAATGGCCAAAGACTCAAACACTATGTAGGAGGAGATGTAGAGCAATTTGCCTCAGTCATGATGTTGGTAGagccatga